The nucleotide sequence CCGTGACGATCTCGTCCACCGAGCGGTTGTGCCCCAGGTGGATGACCTCGGCGCCCTGCGCCTGCAGGATCCGCCGCATGATGTTGATCGCGGCGTCATGGCCGTCGAAGAGGGCGGCCGCGGTCAGTACGCGAACCGGGTGGGCGGGCGTGTGCAGGTGGGTCATGCAGAACTCCTGAACCGGGACGGGGACACGAAAGTACTAGGACGTCCCAGTTGATAATAGGACGTCCTAGTAATTTCCGCGAAATCTAGTGTGCGAGGGCACGTGCGAGGATGTCGACGATCCGCTCGCGCGCGCCGAGCAGGGACGGTCCGTACCAGGTCAGGCAGCGGCCGTCGATGAGGGCGGCGGGCAGCCCCGCAAAGGCTTCGGGGCCATCGCTCGCGCTGAACGGATAGGGCTCGTCCGGCAGGAGCACCACCTCCGCCCCGCCGGCCCGCACCGCGGAGTGTTCGACCTGGGGGTAGCGGGCCGAACCTCGTCCGGAGGACGCTTCCGCGGGGTCCGTCTCCTGATCGAACACGTTGCGGGCGCCGAGCCGGGTCAGCAAGGACGACGTGAATGTGCGCGGGCCGACGACCATCCACGGATCTCGCCAGATCGGGACCGCGACCCGGACCCACGGATCGGTGTCCGGCCCACGCCACTCGGCCCGGGCTTCCGGCAGCCAGGTCGGCTCCGGTCGCTGCAGGGCAATCGTGAACAGGCGGGCGAGGGAGGCCATGGCCTCGTCGATGGACTCGATGGCC is from Jatrophihabitans telluris and encodes:
- a CDS encoding helical backbone metal receptor gives rise to the protein MPAPSDDLGHPLSHPSQGRQVRRVVSLVPSLTEAIASTAPEVLVGATDWCTQPAGLDVTRIRGTKNPDLARIAGLRPDLVIANQEENRELDVRRMRAQGLDVWVTAIESIDEAMASLARLFTIALQRPEPTWLPEARAEWRGPDTDPWVRVAVPIWRDPWMVVGPRTFTSSLLTRLGARNVFDQETDPAEASSGRGSARYPQVEHSAVRAGGAEVVLLPDEPYPFSASDGPEAFAGLPAALIDGRCLTWYGPSLLGARERIVDILARALAH